The Alphaproteobacteria bacterium SS10 genome includes a region encoding these proteins:
- a CDS encoding 2-oxo-4-hydroxy-4-carboxy-5-ureidoimidazoline decarboxylase gives MPHPMVAKISIAALNAMPKDDFVAALRPIFDEIDDPWIAERAWTAAPFRDVASLHQAMVDAVDRACTQDQMELLARQDDLENRKNGLYFRRFSPEQQADVRDASQVYEETFGYPFLCACHNVCANEIHGKLTNRLKNPPKLERITALSELAKIAKDRLQAMVVDTPPLAANAPAAGAAAVAGA, from the coding sequence ATGCCCCATCCCATGGTGGCCAAAATCTCAATCGCCGCGCTGAACGCGATGCCCAAGGACGACTTTGTGGCCGCGCTTCGCCCGATTTTTGATGAGATCGACGATCCGTGGATCGCTGAGCGGGCATGGACCGCCGCGCCTTTCCGTGATGTGGCATCACTTCACCAGGCTATGGTGGATGCCGTCGACCGTGCGTGTACGCAAGATCAGATGGAACTGCTGGCCCGCCAAGATGATCTGGAGAACCGTAAGAACGGCCTCTATTTCCGGCGCTTCTCACCAGAGCAACAGGCTGATGTGCGTGACGCCAGCCAGGTTTATGAAGAGACCTTTGGCTATCCATTCCTTTGCGCGTGTCACAATGTCTGCGCCAATGAGATTCACGGCAAACTCACCAATCGCCTAAAGAACCCGCCGAAGCTTGAGCGGATCACAGCGTTGAGTGAGCTGGCCAAGATCGCCAAGGACCGCCTTCAGGCCATGGTGGTGGACACACCGCCACTGGCAGCAAATGCCCCAGCCGCCGGTGCTGCGGCAGTAGCGGGCGCCTAG
- the lepB gene encoding signal peptidase I has product MGDSAIRVDDMGATAIDEDEVAVEDPSLPPPRRAWIAVFLALLSPISAFLYTGTPRLTLPFIAIQVLLAIWLVAGWTASFAGFFAYFAIFIGQGLIGMAVAGFVAARQPRPIHLARYQRYWIYLAVIIAIGAGQRVAASVDGPAVVGVESSSMFPTLWSSDLVLATGGELNNYEPRRGDIVVYWHPQQPGERWIKRIVAVSGDYLTIDDGQLIVNGEPVERVDTDPYIWEPRPGLRLTFKRAVETWPTGLDPEERTVETVHTGSLTGNYHNEDNLRIVGDNVYVMGDYRDNSLDSRAQFHGLLPIKNITHRVVGILYSPRRELTMVPVYSQTVTIPDAETAE; this is encoded by the coding sequence ATGGGGGATAGCGCAATTCGTGTTGATGATATGGGGGCAACCGCCATCGATGAGGATGAGGTTGCCGTCGAAGACCCAAGCCTTCCACCACCTCGCCGGGCCTGGATCGCTGTCTTTTTGGCGCTGCTATCCCCGATATCTGCCTTCCTATACACCGGCACCCCAAGGCTGACCCTGCCATTCATTGCGATCCAAGTACTGTTGGCTATCTGGCTTGTTGCCGGATGGACGGCCAGCTTTGCCGGGTTCTTTGCTTACTTCGCCATCTTTATTGGCCAGGGGCTTATCGGGATGGCCGTGGCCGGTTTTGTCGCCGCCCGGCAGCCACGACCAATCCATCTTGCCCGCTATCAGCGATATTGGATTTATCTGGCTGTCATTATCGCGATTGGTGCTGGTCAACGCGTTGCGGCGTCTGTTGATGGTCCCGCCGTGGTCGGTGTGGAATCAAGTTCCATGTTCCCAACACTTTGGAGTTCCGACCTCGTCTTGGCGACGGGTGGTGAGCTCAATAACTATGAGCCACGGCGTGGGGACATCGTGGTCTATTGGCATCCGCAACAGCCGGGTGAGCGTTGGATCAAACGGATCGTGGCAGTCTCCGGTGATTACCTAACCATCGATGATGGCCAGCTGATCGTGAATGGTGAACCGGTGGAGCGGGTTGATACCGACCCGTATATTTGGGAGCCGCGGCCCGGCTTGCGCCTAACCTTTAAGCGTGCGGTGGAGACCTGGCCGACCGGCCTCGATCCGGAGGAACGGACCGTTGAAACGGTGCATACCGGTTCGCTAACCGGCAATTACCATAACGAAGACAACCTCCGCATCGTCGGTGACAATGTCTATGTGATGGGCGATTACCGGGATAACTCGCTTGATAGCCGGGCCCAGTTTCACGGGTTGCTACCAATTAAGAACATCACCCATCGCGTGGTCGGCATTCTGTACTCCCCGCGTCGGGAGCTGACCATGGTTCCGGTCTACAGCCAGACGGTGACCATTCCGGACGCAGAAACCGCAGAATAG
- a CDS encoding TRAP transporter substrate-binding protein, whose product MVGALAATVAPSEALAKKVRWAVPISFASTLTALGDTLPWVAERINEVSGGDITFEVFEPNKLVPALGIFDAVSEGKIDAGYSWMGYEQGKIPASALFGATPFGLEPIEYASWMYFHGGNDLVKELYEPFNVYPIYCGTISPEAAGWFTFPIESVEQFKGLKFRAAGLGGKIMQEMGASVTVLPGGELYQALEKGVLDATEFSLPTVDKQLGFSQVAKFYHLPGWHQPSTSQFLYVNMDSWKELSATQQAQIETTCMAGVIYAASRAEALQGAVLTEFEADGVTAVQLPNDVLAALRETADVVLDREAEKDPQFKRILESMRAFQAEHAPWKRLGYLPRDFGAN is encoded by the coding sequence ATGGTTGGTGCACTGGCCGCTACGGTCGCACCATCCGAAGCTCTGGCGAAGAAAGTTCGCTGGGCTGTTCCAATTTCTTTTGCTTCGACCCTGACCGCCCTTGGCGACACCCTTCCTTGGGTTGCTGAGCGGATCAACGAAGTGTCCGGCGGCGACATCACCTTTGAGGTGTTTGAGCCAAACAAGCTGGTCCCTGCACTCGGCATCTTCGACGCTGTGTCTGAAGGTAAGATCGACGCTGGTTACTCCTGGATGGGCTATGAGCAGGGCAAAATCCCCGCTTCCGCTCTGTTCGGTGCGACCCCATTCGGTCTTGAGCCAATTGAGTACGCTTCCTGGATGTACTTCCATGGCGGCAACGACCTCGTGAAAGAGCTCTATGAGCCCTTCAACGTCTACCCAATCTATTGCGGCACCATCAGCCCAGAAGCGGCTGGTTGGTTCACCTTCCCGATTGAGAGCGTTGAGCAGTTCAAAGGCCTGAAGTTCCGTGCTGCCGGCCTCGGCGGTAAGATCATGCAGGAAATGGGCGCTTCCGTGACCGTTCTGCCAGGTGGCGAGCTGTACCAAGCCCTGGAGAAAGGCGTTCTGGACGCTACCGAATTCTCCCTGCCAACGGTTGATAAGCAGCTTGGCTTCAGCCAGGTCGCGAAGTTCTACCACCTGCCAGGTTGGCACCAGCCATCCACCAGCCAGTTCCTTTATGTGAACATGGATAGCTGGAAAGAACTGTCGGCTACGCAACAAGCCCAGATCGAGACCACCTGCATGGCTGGCGTGATCTATGCTGCGTCCCGCGCTGAAGCACTCCAAGGTGCTGTCCTGACCGAGTTTGAAGCCGATGGCGTTACCGCCGTTCAGCTGCCAAACGACGTTCTGGCCGCCCTGCGTGAGACCGCTGACGTTGTGTTGGATCGCGAAGCTGAGAAAGACCCACAGTTCAAGCGTATCCTTGAGAGCATGCGTGCCTTCCAGGCTGAGCATGCCCCATGGAAGCGTCTTGGCTATCTGCCTCGCGACTTCGGCGCTAACTAA
- a CDS encoding HAD family hydrolase — protein MPTTIPLPTPLNDLTPGDLSAISFDLDDTLHDFRGASKAGMDAVYDYISEIYGVPQPRLEKAYGEILAEAQSHHFVTDKPAKKYREARFEKLLDAFSIIGVRDLDHCLTLYQFSLDQATRPLDGAGEALKAAKDQDLMVLVISEGPHDAQTHALEQLGFSGLVDHLITSSKTGKSKSDGLYQATAKRLRLEPANILHVGDNPDRDTKAAEQAGWKALTVHAAEEKAGPRINSLTELAAWLSQA, from the coding sequence ATGCCAACCACAATTCCGCTGCCAACCCCGCTCAATGACCTGACGCCGGGCGATCTTAGCGCGATCAGTTTCGATCTGGACGACACGCTGCACGACTTCCGTGGTGCCTCAAAGGCGGGCATGGATGCGGTCTATGACTACATCAGTGAGATTTATGGGGTCCCCCAGCCAAGGCTTGAGAAGGCCTATGGAGAAATCCTGGCCGAGGCGCAGTCCCATCATTTTGTCACCGACAAGCCTGCAAAGAAGTACCGGGAAGCCAGGTTTGAGAAGCTGCTGGATGCCTTCTCAATCATTGGCGTTCGAGACCTCGATCATTGCCTGACGCTATATCAATTCAGCTTGGATCAAGCGACGCGACCGCTTGACGGTGCCGGTGAGGCCCTTAAAGCAGCAAAGGACCAAGATCTGATGGTTCTGGTCATCAGTGAGGGGCCGCATGATGCCCAAACCCACGCATTAGAGCAGCTTGGTTTCTCAGGCTTGGTCGATCACCTGATCACCAGCAGTAAGACCGGGAAGAGCAAAAGCGACGGCCTGTACCAAGCAACAGCAAAGCGCCTGCGGTTAGAGCCAGCAAACATTCTGCATGTTGGTGACAATCCGGATCGGGATACAAAAGCCGCTGAACAAGCGGGCTGGAAAGCCCTTACGGTTCACGCTGCGGAAGAGAAGGCAGGCCCCCGAATTAACAGCCTGACTGAGTTAGCAGCTTGGTTGAGCCAAGCCTGA
- a CDS encoding DUF1028 domain-containing protein translates to MTFSLLAYDNQTGAVGLSSASCWPAIGGIVPRFRPGVGVVATQHFAHLLMAETMLDELAGSKGPDHPGHLANSIENFAPANRQYAYATFKGQLFGWTGDHCTPLADHLADGDCLAIGNMLANDQVLPAMVERFNTTTGPLADRLLSALMAGDAMGGDKRGRMSACLQVWSPDYPDIDECPIDFRVDLDERPVATLTEILTEYRAKPRPMPWRPSPGLTDAGR, encoded by the coding sequence ATGACGTTTTCGCTTCTGGCGTATGACAACCAAACCGGCGCCGTCGGCCTCAGCAGTGCGAGCTGCTGGCCCGCGATTGGCGGCATTGTGCCAAGGTTCCGCCCCGGCGTTGGGGTGGTGGCCACCCAGCATTTCGCCCATCTGCTGATGGCGGAGACAATGTTGGACGAGCTTGCCGGTTCAAAAGGCCCAGACCATCCAGGGCACCTTGCCAATAGCATTGAGAATTTTGCCCCGGCCAACCGGCAATATGCCTATGCCACCTTTAAGGGGCAGCTGTTTGGATGGACCGGTGATCACTGTACGCCGCTGGCGGATCACTTGGCTGATGGCGATTGCCTGGCGATCGGCAATATGTTGGCTAATGACCAGGTGCTGCCTGCCATGGTGGAGCGGTTTAATACCACCACTGGGCCCTTGGCTGATCGGCTACTGAGTGCGTTGATGGCCGGTGATGCCATGGGTGGGGATAAGCGGGGGCGCATGTCCGCCTGCTTGCAGGTTTGGTCGCCTGACTATCCGGATATTGATGAGTGCCCAATCGATTTTCGGGTCGATCTGGATGAGCGGCCCGTCGCGACCCTAACGGAAATTCTGACCGAGTATCGGGCCAAGCCACGGCCAATGCCTTGGCGGCCCTCACCGGGTCTGACCGATGCGGGCCGCTAG
- a CDS encoding iron-containing alcohol dehydrogenase → MSVTILGPQQLLIGADALTEITDVMRRLGVSKPLIVTDPFLADNLLMRRLTTPLQKASIEFAIFHETVPDPTTDVVYAGVDLMLAGEFDCLIGFGGGSPMDTAKAMTIIHAAREAGESGIMRDWKVPNSADMEALPVICIPTTAGTGSEATKFTVITDTATDEKMLIMGMAALPTAAIVDYTLTFDKPMRLTADTGVDTLTHAIEAYVSKKASAYTDMLALRAMRLVADHLRDACFKPKDKEGREGMMLAANLAGMAFSNSSVALVHGMSRPIGAHFHVPHGLSNAMLLPAVTEYSLNAALPRYADCARVMGWANEDDADQLAGSKLLDGLRQLNADLEVPTPEAYGIDDERWNSLLDTMAEQALASGSPNNNPRVPAAWEIVDLYKQVYA, encoded by the coding sequence ATGTCCGTCACAATCCTGGGCCCACAGCAGCTGCTGATCGGCGCTGATGCACTGACTGAGATCACCGATGTGATGCGCCGCCTTGGCGTGTCCAAACCGCTGATCGTCACCGACCCCTTCTTGGCGGATAACTTATTGATGCGGCGCCTAACGACCCCGCTCCAGAAGGCGAGTATTGAGTTCGCCATCTTCCATGAAACCGTGCCTGACCCAACCACTGATGTGGTTTATGCCGGTGTTGATCTAATGCTGGCAGGCGAGTTTGACTGCCTGATCGGTTTTGGTGGCGGCAGCCCAATGGACACCGCGAAGGCCATGACCATCATCCATGCCGCCCGCGAAGCCGGTGAGAGCGGTATTATGCGCGATTGGAAGGTCCCAAACAGCGCCGATATGGAGGCACTGCCGGTCATCTGCATTCCAACCACCGCCGGTACTGGGTCGGAGGCGACGAAGTTCACGGTCATTACCGATACGGCGACCGATGAGAAGATGCTGATCATGGGAATGGCCGCCCTGCCCACCGCCGCCATCGTCGACTACACCCTCACCTTCGATAAGCCGATGCGCCTGACGGCCGACACCGGCGTCGACACCCTAACCCACGCAATTGAGGCCTATGTCAGCAAGAAGGCCAGCGCCTATACCGACATGCTGGCGTTACGCGCCATGCGCCTGGTTGCCGATCACCTGCGCGATGCCTGCTTTAAGCCGAAGGATAAAGAGGGGCGTGAAGGCATGATGCTGGCCGCCAACTTGGCTGGCATGGCGTTCTCCAACTCCTCAGTGGCATTGGTCCATGGGATGAGCCGCCCAATCGGCGCCCATTTCCATGTGCCGCATGGCCTATCAAACGCCATGCTATTGCCTGCGGTGACAGAGTATTCGTTGAATGCGGCCCTGCCCCGTTATGCCGATTGTGCACGGGTCATGGGTTGGGCAAATGAGGATGATGCCGACCAGCTGGCGGGATCCAAACTCCTCGACGGCTTGCGCCAGCTTAATGCTGATCTCGAGGTACCAACGCCCGAAGCCTACGGCATTGATGATGAGCGCTGGAACAGCCTGCTAGACACCATGGCGGAACAAGCCCTGGCCAGCGGCAGCCCGAACAATAACCCACGCGTACCCGCCGCTTGGGAGATCGTGGACCTTTACAAGCAAGTCTACGCTTGA
- a CDS encoding CoA-acylating methylmalonate-semialdehyde dehydrogenase, translating into MSRTVSHWINGQVAAGASGRQADIFNPAIGEPVAKVDLASTAEVDKAVANAAEAYKEWREVTPLRRARVMFKFKELIEANHRELAEMITTEHGKTVSDAMGEVVRGLEVVEYACGIPQLLKGEYTEQVGSGVDAWTTREPLGVVAGITPFNFPAMVPMWMFPMAIACGNTFILKPSERDPTISIRLGELLKEAGLPDGVFNVVQGDKEAVDALLHHPDVEAISFVGSTPIAEYIYTTGTSTGKRVQALGGAKNHMVVMPDADIEQATDALIGAGYGSAGERCMAISVAVAVGEAGDKLVEQLTPRVRGLKIGPGMDEEVEMGPLVTRQHRDKVMGYVNKGVEEGADLVVDGRDFSMQGYENGHFIGGCLFDNVTPDMTIYKEEIFGPVLSVVRANDFEEALKLVNEHEYGNGTAIFTRDGDAAREYSRRCNIGMVGVNVPIPVPMAFHSFGGWKKSLFGDHHMHGPEGVRFYTRQKAITSRWPTGIRSGAEFVIPTMK; encoded by the coding sequence ATGAGCCGCACTGTCAGCCATTGGATCAATGGTCAGGTCGCCGCTGGCGCCTCCGGTCGCCAAGCCGATATCTTCAACCCCGCAATTGGTGAACCAGTCGCCAAGGTGGACCTCGCCTCAACCGCCGAGGTTGATAAGGCCGTCGCCAATGCCGCCGAGGCATATAAAGAGTGGCGTGAGGTAACGCCGCTACGCCGCGCCCGGGTGATGTTCAAGTTCAAGGAACTGATCGAGGCCAACCATCGCGAACTGGCCGAGATGATCACCACTGAGCATGGCAAAACCGTTTCAGATGCCATGGGTGAAGTGGTGCGTGGCCTTGAGGTTGTTGAGTATGCTTGCGGTATTCCGCAGCTTCTCAAAGGTGAGTACACCGAGCAGGTGGGTAGTGGCGTTGATGCCTGGACCACCCGCGAGCCTCTGGGCGTCGTTGCGGGGATCACCCCGTTCAACTTCCCCGCAATGGTCCCGATGTGGATGTTCCCGATGGCAATCGCCTGCGGCAACACCTTCATCCTTAAGCCATCTGAGCGCGACCCAACTATCAGCATCCGCCTTGGCGAGTTGCTGAAGGAAGCAGGCCTGCCAGATGGTGTGTTCAACGTGGTCCAGGGCGATAAAGAAGCCGTGGATGCCCTACTCCATCATCCCGATGTTGAGGCGATCAGCTTTGTCGGCTCCACGCCAATTGCTGAGTACATCTACACAACCGGCACCTCGACCGGGAAACGGGTTCAGGCGCTTGGCGGCGCTAAGAACCACATGGTGGTGATGCCAGATGCGGATATTGAGCAAGCCACCGACGCCCTAATCGGCGCTGGTTATGGCTCGGCTGGTGAACGCTGCATGGCGATTTCAGTGGCTGTGGCCGTTGGTGAGGCTGGCGATAAGCTGGTTGAGCAACTCACCCCACGGGTTCGTGGCCTTAAAATCGGCCCCGGCATGGATGAAGAAGTTGAGATGGGCCCGCTGGTCACGCGCCAGCACCGCGATAAGGTCATGGGCTACGTCAATAAGGGTGTCGAGGAAGGCGCCGACCTGGTCGTCGATGGCCGCGACTTCTCAATGCAGGGTTACGAGAATGGCCACTTCATCGGTGGCTGCCTGTTCGACAATGTCACCCCGGACATGACGATCTATAAGGAAGAAATCTTCGGCCCCGTCCTGTCGGTCGTCCGCGCCAATGACTTCGAAGAAGCGTTGAAGCTGGTTAATGAACACGAATACGGCAATGGCACGGCCATCTTCACCCGGGACGGTGATGCCGCCCGCGAATACAGCCGTCGCTGTAATATCGGGATGGTCGGTGTGAATGTGCCGATCCCGGTGCCAATGGCGTTCCACAGCTTTGGTGGTTGGAAGAAATCCCTGTTCGGTGATCATCACATGCATGGGCCTGAGGGCGTGCGCTTCTACACCCGTCAGAAGGCCATCACCTCACGTTGGCCAACCGGCATCCGCTCAGGTGCTGAGTTCGTTATCCCAACGATGAAATAA